A DNA window from Calliphora vicina chromosome 1, idCalVici1.1, whole genome shotgun sequence contains the following coding sequences:
- the LOC135951708 gene encoding sphingomyelin phosphodiesterase-like encodes MWRSLVFGALLATTFAFNLPGIPRDFTANDAVLAAISGEVARKFEIEYLKYLKTGIETSVLKQITTQLANSHSKKDILVKEIHELGAVDEFFVCVTCRAVVNVIVKTFRDEDGELNGPHNKNIVKKIVLDVCKRLNIQTEEVCSEMFESHWPTTEYIIMNSEQDSRFFCGLFMQWSYCNLNNHTEYEWSLNVDNSAEVITGSKADFPGKSSKDLNILHLTDIHHDPLYVPGSLAECDEPLCCQRHKEQTVGTSKAAGFWGDYRECDLPWQTIESAFTQIKENHKIDFIYQTGDIIDHMVWSTSMEKNKEVYRDVTNKIYESFPEVPVYPAIGNHEPHPLNMFSPDYVPQEVNTKWLYDYLYEIWSKYLPADTKETVLKGGYYTVLAKPGFRIVSLNNNDCYTSNWWLYHNGSDMKTQLMWLHDVLLAAEKAHEFVHILAHIPSGDGTCWNVWSREYNRIIARFHKTISGIFNGHTHKDEMNVHYDENGYAVALSFNGGALTTYTFKNPNYRIYQVENDSLQVVDHETWIFNLTEANLAGEAEKPNWIKEYTFTEEFTNDLSPAGMDKLLNEMADNPDLVRKFWRYKITSADPQLTNGCSRSCLLNTICRLATTVHDQTTRCEELKAKLNIALDKENAATETTTTSTTAATTSKPTTPEDNGDDGAISIAAFSLTTLMTVILSMRYFI; translated from the exons ATGTGGCGTTCTTTAGTGTTCGGAGCACTGTTAGCAACAACTTTTGCCTTCAATTTACCAGGCATACCCAGGGATTTTACCGCTAATGATGCCGTTTTAGCAGCTATATCCG GTGAAGTGGCTcgtaaatttgaaattgaatatttaaaatacctAAAAACCGGCATAGAAACATCTGTTCTAAAACAAATCACCACGCAGTTGGCAAATTCTCACAGTAAAAAGGATATTTTGGTTAAAGAAATCCATGAATTGGGAGCAGTTGATGAATTTTTCGTCTGTGTCACTTGCCGGGCTGTAGTCAATGTTATTGTAAAGACATTCCGTGACGAAGATGGTGAACTAAATGGTcctcataataaaaatattgtgaaGAAAATCGTTTTGGATGTTTGCAAACGTTTGAATATTCAAACCGAAGAAGTATGCTCGGAAATGTTTGAGTCTCATTGGCCAACCACAGAATACATAATTATGAACAGTGAACAGGATTCGCGATTTTTCTGTGGCCTATTTATGCAATGGAGTTATTGTAATCTAAATAATCATACGGAATATGAATGGTCTTTGAATGTAGATAATTCCGCTGAAGTAATTACTGGCTCTAAAGCAGATTTTCCCGGCAAAAGTTCAAAGGACTTGAATATTTTGCACTTGACAGATATACATCATGATCCTCTGTATGTACCAGGATCTTTGGCTGAATGTGATGAGCCATTGTGTTGCCAAAGACATAAAGAGCAGACTGTGGGTACTTCAAAGGCAGCAGGCTTTTGGGGAGATTATCGTGAATGTGATTTACCTTGGCAAACAATTGAAAGTGCTTTCactcaaataaaagaaaatcataaaatcgattttatctATCAAACTGGTGATATTATCGATCATATGGTTTGGAGTACTTCCATGGAAAAGAACAAGGAAGTATATAGAGATGTTACTAATAAAATCTATGAAAGTTTTCCTGAAGTGCCTGTCTATCCAGCTATAGGTAATCATGAACCTCATCCCCTAAATAT GTTCAGTCCAGATTATGTACCCCAAGAAGTCAATACCAAATGGTTGTATGATTAtttatacgaaatttggtccaaGTATTTACCAGCTGATACCAAAGAGACCGTTTTAAAAGGTGGTTATTATACGGTTTTAGCTAAACCTGGTTTCCGTATTGTGTCCTTGAATAACAATGATTGTTACACCAGCAATTGGTGGTTATATCACAATGGTTCAGATATGAAAACACAATTAATGTGGCTGCATGATGTTCTGTTGGCCGCTGAAAAAGCCCATGAATTTGTTCACATTTTAGCCCATATCCCTTCGGGTGATGGTACTTGCTGGAATGTTTGGTCTCGTGAATATAATCGTATTATTGCTCGTTTCCACAAAACCATTAGTGGTATTTTCAATGGTCATACCCATAAGGATGAAATGAATGTACATTATGATGAGAATGGCTATGCAGTGGCTTTGTCATTTAATGGTGGTGCTTTGACCACCTACActttcaaaaatcccaattaTCGTATTTATCAAGTTGAAAATGATAGTTTG CAAGTGGTTGATCATGAAACATGGATTTTTAACTTAACTGAAGCAAATTTAGCAGGTGAAGCTGAAAAACCTAACTGGATTAAAGAATATACATTCACGGAGGAATTTACAAACGACTTGAGTCCAGCGGGAATGGACAAATTACTAAATGAAATGGCTGATAATCCAGATTTGGTGAGAAAG TTTTGGCGCTACAAAATAACTTCGGCTGATCCCCAACTCACTAACGGCTGTTCCAGATCTTGTTTACTGAACACCATTTGTCGCCTGGCAACCACTGTTCACGATCAAACTACACGCTGTGAAGAATTGAaagcaaaattaaatatagcG ctGGATAAGGAAAATGCTGCCACTGAAACAACCACAACAAGTACAACTGCAGCAACTACTAGCAAACCTACAACTCCCGAAGATAATGGTGATGATGGCGCCATTTCAATTGCCGCTTTTAGTTTGACAACTCTAATGACTGTGATCTTGAGCAtgcgatattttatataa